The following are encoded together in the Littorina saxatilis isolate snail1 unplaced genomic scaffold, US_GU_Lsax_2.0 scaffold_649, whole genome shotgun sequence genome:
- the LOC138955545 gene encoding sialin-like, whose translation MTRRHSAYKTFSEEIKCPHTKAVSDEKAKATMTSSDEHTDDVTKTNQCCCPKRWVLAFALLMMRLCHAAMRQNIGIALVCMTHTADEITDEFENVTLSPSNATNCKYAMNVTTEEFTNLNSTEFNWSSMFEGQVLSAPYYGFLLVIPLAGYLDHAMGSCRLLMMSLTVGGLLSLLTPFLTRQHRYFLVASRALTGAANPLC comes from the exons ATGACTCGAAGGCATTCTGCTTACAAAACATTCAGTGAGGAAATCAAGTGCCCGCACACCAAGGCAGTGAGCGATGAGAAGGCCAAAGCTACCATGACGTCATCGGACGAGCACACTGATGAcgtcacaaaaacaaaccagTGCTGCTGCCCTAAAAGGTGGGTTCTCGCCTTCGCCCTGCTCATGATGCGTCTATGCCACGCGGCCATGCGCCAGAACATTGGAATAGCGCTCGTGTGCATGACGCACACTGCTGACGAAATCACGGACGAATTCGAGAATGTGACGTTATCACCGTCGAACGCCACAAACTGCAAATACGCCATGAACGTGACGACAGAGGAATTCACGAATTTG AATTCCACAGAATTCAACTGGTCTTCCATGTTCGAAGGCCAAGTGCTCTCAGCTCCGTACTACGGGTTTCTTCTGGTCATTCCTCTGGCCGGCTATCTTGACCACGCGATGGGGTCGTGTCGGCTTCTGATGATGTCTTTGACCGTTGGAGGACTGCTCAGCCTCCTGACCCCCTTCTTGACCCGCCAACACCGGTATTTCCTTGTGGCCAGCAGGGCTTTGACCGGTGCTGCAAAC CCgctgtgttag
- the LOC138955546 gene encoding uncharacterized protein: MEKRLAFLLNSCKAGNIFDAEGEELKSLIDDYFLSDGNQCSERPEGDSESSDCDSESDDDERRRTENQLPDNFFLAESEFDDVGEEIEEPIVRISGPGDEQMDDCNGVPPPELLQMLRQFSCNCKQIKDTLKLCRPMTDLCWRCQSNNTKIFRGANLTDEEKGELML, from the exons ATGGAGAAAAGATTAGCATTTCTGCTGAATTCTTGCAAAGCAGGAAACATTTTCGATGCGGAAGGAGAAGAATTGAAGTCGTTGATTGACGATTACTTTCTCTCCGACGGGAATCAGTGTAGTGAGCGTCCAGAAGGCGATAGCGAGTCAAGCGATTGTGACAGTGAGAGCGACGATGACGAACGACGTCGAACTGAAAACCAGCTGCCTGACAACTTTTTTCTGGCCGAATCGGAATTTGACGATGTCGGAGAAGAAATCGAGGAACCCATTGTTCGCATCAGTGGACCAGGCGACGAGCAAATGGACGACTGTAATGGTGTACCGCCACCAGAGTTGCTACAAATGCTGAGGCAGTTTTCATGTAACTGTAAACAGATCAAG GACACCCTCAAGTTATGCAGACCAATGACGGATTTGTGTTGGAGGTGCCAAAGCAACAACACCAAGATATTTCGCGGTGCAAACCTGACCGACGAAGAGAAGGGTGAACTTATGCTGTAG